The Haloarcula sp. DT43 genome includes a region encoding these proteins:
- a CDS encoding YeeE/YedE family protein: protein MVTDPVLLQVAADLFPNGISRYAVGGLLVGLGTVLIYIGTGIPAGASTFLESTLSYVSDQSRFQRYVGSRDWRLVFTAGIVLGGLAFAATFQSGLVTSSLYEPGTTGRLYEVAGVTFWLTDVQPWRLFVGGVLVGIGTRIGKGCTSGHGVCGVGSASKTSLVGVLTFLTVAIGTAQIVAALGVSP from the coding sequence ATGGTCACTGACCCTGTACTGCTTCAGGTGGCCGCCGACCTGTTCCCGAACGGGATCAGCCGCTACGCCGTCGGCGGACTGCTCGTCGGCCTCGGGACGGTCCTGATATACATCGGGACGGGGATTCCCGCCGGCGCGAGCACGTTCCTGGAGTCGACGCTGTCGTACGTCTCGGACCAGTCGCGGTTCCAGCGGTACGTCGGGTCTCGCGACTGGCGGCTCGTGTTCACGGCCGGTATCGTCCTGGGCGGCCTGGCGTTCGCGGCGACGTTCCAGTCCGGGCTGGTCACGAGTTCGCTGTACGAACCCGGCACGACCGGCCGGCTGTACGAGGTCGCCGGTGTGACGTTCTGGCTGACCGACGTCCAGCCGTGGCGACTGTTCGTCGGCGGTGTCCTGGTCGGCATCGGTACTCGGATAGGCAAAGGCTGTACGTCGGGCCACGGCGTCTGTGGCGTCGGTTCGGCGTCGAAGACGTCGCTGGTCGGCGTGCTGACGTTCCTGACCGTAGCCATCGGGACGGCCCAGATCGTGGCCGCGTTGGGGGTGAGCCCGTGA
- a CDS encoding YeeE/YedE family protein, giving the protein MSDRHPLFKPLVFVGGIVFGFGLGFSHMARPEVVLNFLQFEDLGLPFVMFGAAIVSGIAFALLPRIRDAAPLTGDPYERRLKPFDRNVLVGGAVFGVGWGISGICPGAAYASLGVGNVTILWALGGMFLGAYLQGYWRSRSGTRDTVPAGAD; this is encoded by the coding sequence GTGAGCGACCGGCACCCGCTGTTCAAGCCGCTGGTCTTCGTCGGCGGCATCGTCTTCGGGTTCGGACTCGGGTTCAGCCACATGGCGCGACCGGAGGTCGTGTTGAACTTCCTCCAGTTCGAGGACCTCGGCCTCCCGTTCGTGATGTTCGGCGCCGCCATCGTCTCCGGCATCGCGTTCGCCCTGCTGCCGCGGATTCGGGACGCCGCGCCCCTGACGGGCGATCCCTACGAGCGGCGCCTGAAGCCGTTCGACCGGAACGTCCTGGTCGGCGGTGCCGTCTTCGGCGTCGGCTGGGGAATCTCCGGCATCTGCCCGGGCGCGGCCTACGCGAGCCTCGGCGTCGGGAACGTCACCATCCTCTGGGCGCTCGGTGGGATGTTCCTCGGCGCGTACCTCCAGGGCTACTGGCGAAGCCGGAGCGGGACACGTGACACGGTCCCGGCGGGCGCAGACTGA
- a CDS encoding MBL fold metallo-hydrolase, with protein sequence MNADDFPTPDADVESVDPETLKDRIDAGEDVTLLDARMQSDYEEWRIDGDDVTSINVPYFEFLDDDIDEDVLEQVPADREVTVLCAKGGASEYVAGTLAERGHDVDHLEDGMNGWASIYEAVEVERYDGAGTLLQYQRPSSGCLGYLLYDDGEAAVIDPLRSFTDRYLADADALGVDLQYAFDTHIHADHISGVRDLDAEGVEGVIPAAAVDRGVTYADELSTAADGDTFQVGDATIEAVYTPGHTTGMTSYLVDGSLLATGDGLFVESVARPDLEEGDDGAPDAARLLYESLQERVLTLPDDTLVGGAHFSDAAAPAGDGTYTAPIGDLVAEMDALTMDEDAFVDLILSDMPPRPANYEDIIATNLGQNAVDDDEAFTLELGPNNCAASQESLAGD encoded by the coding sequence ATGAACGCCGACGACTTCCCGACACCGGACGCCGACGTTGAATCCGTCGACCCGGAAACGTTGAAGGACCGTATTGACGCTGGCGAGGACGTCACGCTCCTCGACGCACGCATGCAATCGGACTACGAGGAATGGCGTATCGATGGAGACGACGTCACGTCGATAAACGTCCCGTATTTCGAGTTCCTCGATGACGACATCGACGAGGACGTTCTCGAGCAAGTCCCGGCGGACCGCGAGGTGACCGTCCTGTGCGCGAAGGGCGGCGCCAGCGAGTACGTCGCGGGGACGCTCGCGGAACGCGGCCACGACGTCGACCACCTCGAGGACGGTATGAACGGCTGGGCGAGCATCTACGAAGCCGTCGAGGTCGAGCGCTACGACGGCGCGGGCACGCTCCTGCAGTACCAGCGGCCCTCCTCGGGCTGTCTCGGCTACCTGCTGTACGACGACGGCGAGGCCGCAGTCATCGACCCGCTGCGCTCGTTCACCGACCGGTACCTCGCCGACGCCGACGCTCTCGGCGTGGACCTGCAGTACGCGTTCGATACGCACATCCACGCCGACCACATCTCCGGAGTTCGGGACCTCGACGCGGAGGGCGTCGAAGGCGTGATTCCGGCGGCCGCCGTCGACCGCGGCGTCACCTACGCCGACGAGCTGAGCACGGCCGCGGACGGCGACACCTTCCAGGTCGGCGACGCCACCATCGAAGCCGTGTACACCCCCGGCCACACGACCGGGATGACCTCGTACCTCGTCGACGGCAGCCTGCTCGCGACCGGCGACGGGCTGTTCGTCGAGAGTGTCGCGCGCCCCGATCTCGAAGAGGGCGACGACGGCGCGCCGGATGCCGCGCGGCTGCTCTACGAGTCCCTGCAGGAGCGCGTGCTGACGCTGCCCGACGACACGCTCGTCGGCGGCGCGCACTTCAGCGACGCCGCCGCACCCGCCGGCGACGGCACCTACACGGCACCCATCGGAGACCTCGTGGCGGAGATGGACGCGCTCACGATGGACGAGGACGCGTTCGTCGACCTCATCCTCTCGGACATGCCGCCGCGGCCGGCCAACTACGAGGACATCATCGCGACGAACCTCGGGCAGAACGCCGTCGACGACGACGAGGCGTTTACCCTGGAACTCGGGCCGAACAACTGTGCCGCCAGCCAGGAATCCCTCGCAGGTGACTGA
- the trxA gene encoding thioredoxin, which produces MATDTASDAGTATTSEPLHIDGRSQFDEVVAEHDVVLVDFYADWCGPCQMLEPVVERLAAETDATVAKVDVDANQQLAAAYGVRGVPTLILFADGEQVEEVVGMQGEEQLRSLLGRYTE; this is translated from the coding sequence ATGGCAACCGATACCGCATCCGACGCTGGCACCGCTACCACGAGCGAGCCGCTCCACATCGACGGGCGGTCCCAATTCGATGAGGTCGTCGCCGAGCACGACGTCGTACTGGTGGACTTCTACGCCGACTGGTGTGGTCCCTGCCAGATGCTCGAACCCGTCGTCGAGCGTCTGGCCGCTGAGACTGATGCAACCGTCGCCAAGGTGGACGTCGACGCGAACCAGCAACTCGCCGCCGCGTACGGCGTTCGGGGCGTTCCGACCCTGATTCTGTTCGCCGACGGCGAGCAGGTCGAAGAGGTCGTCGGGATGCAGGGCGAAGAGCAACTGCGCTCACTGCTCGGGAGGTACACCGAGTAG
- the trxA gene encoding thioredoxin, whose translation MTDELDEIRREKLNELRNRDEARTAGRAEPSVSEPIAVGSGAELSEIAAEHDVVLVDFYADWCGPCQMLDPVVETVAAETAATVAKVDVDANQQLAAAYGVRGVPTLLLFADGEPVERLVGMQDEARLRSVIEAYA comes from the coding sequence ATGACCGACGAACTAGACGAAATTCGGCGAGAGAAACTGAACGAACTCCGGAACCGGGACGAAGCGAGGACGGCCGGCAGAGCGGAACCGAGCGTATCCGAACCGATTGCGGTCGGGAGCGGGGCTGAGCTGTCCGAGATAGCCGCCGAACACGACGTCGTCCTGGTGGACTTCTATGCCGACTGGTGTGGCCCCTGCCAGATGCTCGACCCCGTCGTCGAGACGGTCGCTGCCGAGACCGCTGCGACGGTGGCGAAAGTCGACGTCGACGCGAACCAGCAACTCGCCGCCGCGTACGGCGTCCGTGGGGTCCCGACCCTGCTCCTGTTCGCCGACGGGGAGCCGGTCGAACGGCTCGTCGGGATGCAAGACGAGGCACGGCTTCGCTCCGTAATCGAAGCGTACGCCTGA
- a CDS encoding sulfurtransferase TusA family protein — MNAEFDITETLDVKGASCPMPVVKTKTAIDSLAEGEVLEVLATDPGSMSDIDGWASGTEGVELLEQAEGDDVYKHYVRKTE, encoded by the coding sequence ATGAACGCTGAATTCGACATTACCGAGACGCTCGACGTGAAAGGTGCATCGTGTCCCATGCCGGTCGTGAAGACCAAGACGGCCATCGACTCCCTCGCCGAGGGTGAGGTCCTCGAAGTGCTTGCCACGGACCCGGGCAGCATGAGCGACATCGACGGTTGGGCGTCCGGCACCGAGGGGGTCGAACTCCTCGAGCAGGCGGAGGGCGACGACGTGTACAAGCACTACGTCCGCAAGACGGAGTAA
- a CDS encoding ABC transporter ATP-binding protein has protein sequence MSGPVLEVKDLKKHFPAEGLFSSEPPAKAVDGVSFSIDEGETLALIGESGSGKSTVAKTIIDIHETTAGLIRFNGQDITNPIRKQLAEMRSEIQLVFQDPTSCLNPRRTIRKSLLVPLKATGVPRSEREERVRQMLERVGLNDEYLYKYPHELSGGQKQRVNIARALAVEPSLLLLDEPTSALDVSVQAKIISLLEDIQAEFDLTYLFITHDLSLVRNFADETAVMYLGEIQEQGPTDRLFENPRHPYTRSLLSSIPVTSQREEALKPDSESLDGEVPGARDLPSGCRLHPRCPHATEDCAMRHPDQYDVDDRDVRCIAYEDGADGFDRLREQAPVGGGSDGS, from the coding sequence ATGAGCGGCCCCGTCCTCGAAGTCAAGGACCTGAAAAAACACTTCCCGGCGGAGGGGCTGTTCTCGTCCGAGCCGCCGGCGAAGGCAGTCGACGGCGTCTCCTTCTCCATCGACGAGGGGGAGACGCTCGCCCTCATCGGGGAGTCCGGGAGCGGGAAGTCGACGGTCGCAAAGACCATCATCGACATCCACGAGACGACCGCGGGGCTCATCCGGTTCAACGGCCAGGACATCACCAACCCGATTCGGAAGCAACTGGCCGAGATGCGGTCGGAGATACAGCTGGTCTTCCAGGACCCGACGTCCTGTCTGAACCCGCGCCGGACCATCAGGAAGTCGCTCCTGGTCCCGCTGAAAGCGACCGGCGTCCCGCGCTCGGAGCGCGAGGAGCGGGTCAGACAGATGCTGGAGCGGGTCGGACTCAACGACGAGTACCTGTACAAGTACCCGCACGAACTGAGCGGCGGGCAGAAACAGCGCGTCAACATCGCCCGCGCGCTGGCCGTCGAACCGTCCCTGCTGTTGCTCGATGAACCGACCAGCGCGCTCGACGTGAGCGTCCAGGCCAAGATTATCTCCCTGCTCGAGGACATCCAGGCGGAGTTCGACCTCACGTACCTCTTTATCACGCACGACCTCTCGCTCGTGCGGAACTTCGCCGACGAGACGGCCGTCATGTACCTCGGTGAGATACAGGAGCAGGGGCCGACCGACCGGCTCTTCGAGAACCCCCGACACCCCTACACGCGGTCGCTCCTGTCGTCGATTCCCGTCACGTCCCAGCGAGAGGAGGCGCTCAAACCGGACAGCGAGTCGCTGGACGGCGAAGTGCCCGGCGCGCGCGACCTGCCGTCGGGGTGTCGGCTCCACCCGCGCTGTCCACACGCGACCGAGGACTGTGCAATGAGACATCCAGACCAGTACGACGTAGACGACCGAGACGTGCGGTGTATCGCTTACGAAGACGGCGCGGACGGGTTCGACCGGCTCCGTGAACAGGCTCCCGTCGGGGGTGGCTCCGATGGCAGCTGA
- a CDS encoding helix-turn-helix domain-containing protein, translating into MPDSMSEQLRRDMECEGLLECFHGLKELDKECFRALVDAEEPLTVDEIADSVDRERSTAYRAVQRLLQTGFIEKDQVNYEQGGYYHVYSPTDPSQIADDMQRMLNDWYAKMGQLIQEFENKYEQSDTSAPAAES; encoded by the coding sequence ATGCCAGATTCGATGTCTGAACAACTCCGTCGGGATATGGAGTGCGAGGGACTACTCGAGTGCTTCCACGGCCTCAAGGAGCTCGACAAGGAGTGCTTCCGGGCGCTCGTCGACGCCGAGGAACCGTTGACCGTCGACGAAATCGCCGACTCTGTCGACCGTGAGCGGTCGACTGCGTACCGCGCCGTCCAGCGGCTTCTCCAGACGGGCTTCATCGAGAAAGACCAGGTCAACTACGAGCAGGGCGGCTACTACCACGTCTACTCGCCAACCGACCCGTCGCAAATCGCCGACGACATGCAGCGGATGCTCAACGATTGGTACGCGAAGATGGGCCAGCTCATTCAGGAGTTCGAGAACAAGTACGAGCAGTCCGACACCTCCGCTCCCGCTGCCGAAAGCTAA
- a CDS encoding DsrE/DsrF/DrsH-like family protein gives MSTDTSDASADDVPSRAELAARVDELEDALAEATDEDDTKKMSIIATKGTLDMAYPPLILASTAAAFGYEVTVFHTFWGLDILHEERSKDLKLSSVGNPNMPVPNAVAALPGMDRVTTKMMEKKIADNDTATIEELIETSLDMGVEFQACQMTIDLLDYEEDDFYDGVTTGVGAATALQDMADADIQLLV, from the coding sequence ATGAGCACGGACACATCCGACGCGTCCGCCGACGACGTGCCGTCGCGGGCGGAGCTGGCCGCGCGCGTCGACGAACTGGAGGACGCACTCGCCGAGGCCACTGACGAGGACGACACGAAGAAGATGAGCATCATCGCGACGAAGGGCACGCTCGACATGGCGTACCCGCCGCTCATCCTCGCCAGCACCGCGGCTGCGTTCGGGTACGAAGTGACGGTCTTCCACACGTTCTGGGGGCTGGACATCCTCCACGAGGAGCGCTCGAAGGACCTCAAGCTCAGTTCCGTCGGCAACCCGAACATGCCGGTGCCCAACGCCGTCGCCGCGCTCCCGGGCATGGACCGCGTGACGACGAAGATGATGGAGAAGAAGATAGCGGACAACGATACCGCGACAATCGAGGAACTCATCGAGACGAGCCTCGACATGGGCGTGGAGTTCCAGGCCTGCCAGATGACCATCGACCTCCTGGACTACGAGGAGGACGACTTCTACGACGGTGTTACGACGGGCGTCGGCGCTGCGACGGCGCTCCAGGACATGGCCGACGCCGACATCCAGCTGCTCGTCTGA
- a CDS encoding DUF302 domain-containing protein, whose protein sequence is MALPIDPTQIDPEDIGQQQTTLEMSHEDAIEHVRDVFTDAGFGVPVEFSPSEMLNEKVDAGRDPYYVLGACNPGVADRALDATDNKLGALMPCNVVVWEEEPGLQRVYHVSIMRIARLVGMAPDDEEMADIVADTGELVDEAFRNL, encoded by the coding sequence ATGGCGCTCCCAATCGACCCGACCCAGATAGACCCGGAAGACATCGGCCAACAGCAGACGACGCTCGAAATGAGCCACGAGGACGCAATCGAACACGTCCGGGACGTGTTCACCGACGCCGGATTCGGCGTTCCCGTGGAGTTTTCCCCCTCCGAGATGCTCAACGAGAAAGTCGACGCGGGGCGGGACCCCTACTACGTGCTGGGGGCGTGCAACCCCGGCGTCGCCGACCGCGCCCTCGACGCGACGGACAACAAACTCGGCGCGCTGATGCCGTGCAACGTCGTCGTCTGGGAGGAAGAGCCCGGACTCCAGCGCGTCTATCACGTCTCCATCATGCGCATCGCCCGCCTCGTCGGGATGGCACCCGACGACGAGGAGATGGCGGACATCGTCGCCGACACCGGCGAACTCGTCGACGAGGCGTTCCGGAACCTCTAA
- a CDS encoding dihydroorotase, with protein sequence MAADLRVVGGTLATAQGTLDAGFAVEDGTIVAVGDERHLPDADHTLDVSGKLVLPGVVDPHVHINGFNSIDTYETGTAAAARGGVTTVINFAWQTWTGERERDATGSVWADSGSLMDAIDRQRESASEAYVDYGLHATVTAEDPSVFDEFEAVVEAGVPSFKFFTVYDVGVSNGFLRLAFERLADLDAVAVLHTEDDSVCQALTEQRRRAGRGHPTDYPGARPDYAEAMALSDAVSLATETDCKYYGIHTTSRAAVDELAAAREDGTRVRGETCPHFTTLTENAYEQQGTLALQSPPLRTDDDVEAMFESLRSGALDIVSTDHVASTRAEKAVENWWDCPFGVNSLQTALPVFHDEAINRRGLPYSFLVRVLCRNPAETFGLPRKGRLAVGADADFVVFDPTETYEISAADNASIADYSIYEGREVTGKVLETYLRGHRIADGTGVVGDPRGEFRARDVPTWDPQGGMA encoded by the coding sequence ATGGCAGCTGACCTCCGCGTCGTCGGTGGGACGCTCGCCACGGCCCAGGGTACCCTCGACGCGGGGTTCGCCGTCGAGGACGGGACTATCGTCGCCGTCGGTGACGAACGTCACCTGCCCGACGCGGACCACACGCTTGACGTATCGGGGAAGCTGGTCCTGCCGGGCGTCGTCGACCCGCACGTCCACATAAACGGCTTCAACTCCATCGACACCTACGAGACCGGGACGGCGGCGGCGGCCCGCGGCGGCGTCACCACCGTCATCAACTTCGCGTGGCAGACCTGGACCGGCGAGCGCGAGCGCGACGCGACCGGGTCGGTGTGGGCCGACAGCGGGTCGCTCATGGACGCCATCGACCGACAGCGCGAGAGCGCGTCGGAGGCGTACGTCGACTACGGCCTGCACGCGACGGTGACCGCCGAGGACCCCTCCGTCTTCGACGAGTTCGAGGCGGTCGTGGAGGCGGGCGTCCCGTCGTTCAAGTTCTTCACGGTCTACGACGTGGGCGTCTCGAACGGGTTCCTCCGGCTCGCCTTCGAGCGCCTCGCGGACCTCGACGCGGTCGCGGTCCTGCATACCGAAGACGACTCCGTGTGTCAGGCGTTGACCGAACAGCGCCGTCGCGCCGGCCGTGGCCATCCGACCGATTACCCCGGCGCGCGCCCCGACTACGCGGAGGCGATGGCGCTGTCCGACGCCGTCTCGCTGGCGACCGAGACCGACTGCAAGTACTACGGCATCCACACCACCTCACGGGCCGCCGTGGACGAACTCGCGGCGGCACGCGAGGACGGGACCCGCGTTCGCGGCGAGACGTGTCCACATTTCACGACGCTGACCGAAAACGCGTACGAGCAACAGGGGACGCTCGCGCTCCAGTCGCCCCCGCTCCGGACCGACGACGACGTCGAGGCGATGTTCGAGTCGCTCCGGAGCGGCGCGCTCGACATCGTGTCGACGGACCACGTCGCGTCGACGCGGGCCGAGAAGGCCGTCGAGAACTGGTGGGACTGCCCGTTCGGCGTCAACAGCCTCCAGACGGCGCTCCCGGTGTTTCACGACGAGGCAATCAACCGGCGTGGGCTCCCCTACTCGTTCCTCGTCCGGGTCCTCTGCAGGAACCCCGCCGAGACGTTCGGCCTCCCGCGGAAGGGGCGACTCGCCGTGGGGGCCGACGCCGACTTCGTCGTGTTCGACCCGACGGAGACCTACGAGATTTCGGCGGCGGACAACGCTTCCATCGCGGATTACTCGATATACGAGGGCCGAGAGGTGACCGGGAAGGTCCTCGAAACCTACCTCCGGGGCCACCGCATCGCCGACGGGACCGGCGTCGTCGGGGACCCGCGCGGGGAGTTCCGCGCCCGCGACGTACCGACGTGGGACCCGCAGGGAGGGATGGCGTAG
- a CDS encoding class I SAM-dependent methyltransferase, giving the protein MGYHTFDAGRADKLEDAQQRYRFLSAEELRWALSVDGDATVADLGSGTGFYTDDVAPAVDHVYAVDIQEAMHDYYREKGAPDNVDLVTSSVDDLPLDTGSLDAAFSTMTYHEFASDRALREVARVLKPQGTLAIADWAASGSGSDGPPVDERFSSDEATAALSQHGFTVEFEAVRPETFLIVATAE; this is encoded by the coding sequence ATGGGGTATCACACCTTCGACGCCGGCCGGGCCGACAAACTGGAGGACGCACAGCAGCGGTACCGGTTCCTCTCGGCTGAGGAGCTCCGGTGGGCGCTGTCGGTCGACGGGGACGCGACGGTCGCGGACCTCGGGAGCGGCACCGGGTTCTACACCGACGACGTCGCGCCGGCCGTCGACCACGTCTACGCCGTCGACATCCAGGAGGCGATGCACGACTACTACCGGGAGAAAGGCGCTCCCGACAACGTCGACCTCGTGACGAGTTCGGTCGACGACCTCCCACTCGATACCGGGAGCCTCGACGCGGCGTTCTCGACGATGACCTACCACGAGTTCGCCAGCGACCGGGCGCTGCGGGAAGTCGCGCGCGTGCTCAAGCCACAGGGCACGCTCGCCATCGCCGACTGGGCGGCCTCCGGAAGCGGTAGCGACGGCCCGCCCGTCGACGAGCGGTTCTCCAGCGACGAGGCTACTGCTGCGCTCTCCCAGCACGGGTTCACGGTCGAGTTCGAGGCGGTGCGACCCGAGACGTTCTTGATCGTTGCGACTGCCGAGTGA
- a CDS encoding DUF3830 family protein encodes MIEIQTDETTFTAELHEQQAPETAAALREMLPLRSELMHVRWSGIATWINIDEVDLPDLPRENHTTYPSRGDLLLYPGFRNDAEILLPCGPTCFKSQAGELAGNHVASVDASAEELRELERTTLRDGIQEVVISEV; translated from the coding sequence ATGATAGAGATTCAGACCGACGAGACGACGTTCACAGCAGAGCTACACGAACAGCAGGCCCCCGAAACCGCCGCGGCCCTCAGGGAGATGTTGCCGCTGCGTTCGGAGCTGATGCACGTCCGCTGGAGCGGCATCGCCACGTGGATAAACATCGACGAGGTCGACCTGCCGGACCTCCCCCGGGAGAACCACACGACGTACCCGTCGCGTGGGGACCTGTTACTCTACCCGGGGTTTCGAAACGACGCGGAGATACTGCTCCCCTGCGGGCCGACGTGTTTCAAGAGTCAGGCCGGCGAACTCGCGGGGAACCACGTCGCGTCAGTCGACGCGAGCGCCGAGGAACTCCGGGAGCTCGAACGGACGACTCTCCGCGACGGCATTCAAGAGGTCGTCATCAGCGAGGTGTAG
- a CDS encoding Zn-dependent hydrolase, translating into MDTPIAIDAESLRADIERTGEFGSVDADTGVGRTALPADDANVRAREYLVDRMEAVGLDVRVDAVGNIAGRWTPPGCDPDAPPVAAGSHLDSVPRGGIFDGVLGVYAALEAVRAVRDSDVAVERPLEVVSFTGEEGTRFADGVLGSSVAAGELSVEDALTLSDGRVSLGTALEEASFRGTGRLDASEWHAWVELHIEQGGHLDAAGVPLGVVTDITGTTRGHVSIDGRADHSGTTGMDARRDALVAASELVLDVEATASELATAGTGTAVGTVGHLTPKPNAVNVVPGNVSMRLDLRSVDQLEIDRQVRAVEDSLDGLEREHGVETSLDIPYEIPPTRLSERVRDTVETAASRHGVETLTLHSGAGHDTMQVANVTDAALLFAPSTGGHSHSPKEWADWSDCAVATQVLAESLALLASNTEHHHTYE; encoded by the coding sequence GTGGACACACCGATTGCCATCGACGCCGAATCGCTCCGGGCTGACATCGAGCGGACCGGTGAGTTCGGCAGCGTCGACGCCGACACCGGGGTGGGCCGGACCGCGCTCCCGGCGGACGACGCCAACGTTCGGGCGAGGGAGTACCTCGTCGACCGGATGGAAGCGGTCGGGCTCGACGTCCGGGTCGACGCCGTCGGCAACATCGCCGGCCGATGGACGCCGCCGGGGTGTGACCCGGACGCCCCGCCGGTCGCGGCGGGGAGCCACCTCGACTCGGTCCCGCGAGGCGGCATCTTCGACGGCGTCCTGGGCGTCTACGCCGCGCTCGAAGCGGTCCGGGCCGTTCGAGACAGCGACGTCGCCGTCGAGCGACCGCTGGAAGTCGTCTCGTTCACCGGCGAGGAGGGGACGCGGTTCGCCGACGGCGTCCTCGGCTCCTCGGTCGCCGCCGGGGAGCTATCGGTCGAGGACGCCCTGACCCTCTCCGACGGCCGCGTCTCGCTCGGTACGGCCCTGGAAGAGGCGAGCTTCCGCGGGACCGGCCGCCTCGACGCGAGCGAGTGGCACGCCTGGGTCGAACTCCACATCGAACAGGGCGGGCACCTCGACGCGGCCGGCGTCCCCCTCGGCGTTGTGACCGACATCACCGGCACGACGCGGGGGCACGTCAGCATCGACGGGCGGGCCGACCACTCCGGGACGACGGGGATGGACGCACGCCGGGACGCGCTGGTCGCGGCGAGCGAACTCGTCCTCGACGTGGAGGCGACGGCGAGCGAACTCGCCACCGCGGGGACGGGAACAGCGGTCGGGACGGTCGGCCACCTCACCCCGAAGCCGAACGCGGTCAACGTCGTGCCCGGGAACGTGTCGATGCGGCTCGACCTCCGGTCGGTCGACCAGTTGGAAATCGACCGCCAGGTCCGGGCCGTCGAGGACTCCCTCGACGGGCTGGAGCGCGAACACGGCGTCGAAACGTCGCTCGACATCCCGTACGAAATCCCCCCGACGCGGCTCTCCGAGCGCGTCCGGGACACCGTAGAGACGGCGGCTTCCCGTCACGGGGTCGAGACGCTGACGCTCCACTCCGGCGCGGGCCACGACACCATGCAGGTCGCCAACGTGACCGACGCGGCCTTGCTGTTCGCCCCGTCTACGGGCGGGCATTCGCACTCGCCCAAGGAGTGGGCCGACTGGTCGGACTGCGCCGTGGCGACACAGGTCCTCGCGGAGAGTCTCGCACTGCTTGCATCGAACACCGAACACCACCACACGTACGAATGA
- a CDS encoding NAD(P)/FAD-dependent oxidoreductase produces the protein MTADVRSLVIAGSGVAGLSAAVYASRADLDPLVLEGDQPGGQLTLTTAVENYLGFPDGVGGMELIQRGKEQAEQFGAEFRYGRIEDAAVDGQPLELSLSTGETLHTRSLVVATGASARWVGAENEAELMGHGLSTCATCDGAFHRGDDVLVVGGGDSAMEEALFLAKFADSVTVVHRREALRASEIMADRVREHDGIQFRWNTELESIHGSQKEGVTGATLVSHPEGYPGEKAESGIDVERDTVEVGGVFYAVGHTPNTQFLDGTGVQRDESGYLFTRTDDAGRPTAQTTVDGVFAAGDVADPRYRQAITSAGTGSMAALDAEAFLETRQATGESVATATAKPE, from the coding sequence ATGACGGCTGACGTACGGAGTCTCGTCATCGCCGGGTCCGGCGTCGCCGGGCTCTCGGCGGCCGTGTACGCTTCCCGGGCCGATCTCGACCCCCTCGTTCTCGAGGGTGACCAACCGGGCGGGCAGCTTACGCTGACGACGGCTGTCGAGAATTACCTCGGGTTCCCCGACGGCGTCGGCGGCATGGAACTGATCCAACGCGGGAAGGAACAGGCCGAGCAGTTCGGTGCGGAGTTCCGATACGGACGCATCGAGGACGCGGCTGTGGACGGCCAACCCCTCGAGCTGTCGCTGTCGACCGGGGAAACGCTGCACACGCGGTCGCTGGTCGTCGCGACCGGCGCGAGCGCCCGCTGGGTCGGTGCCGAGAACGAGGCCGAACTGATGGGGCACGGGCTGTCGACGTGTGCGACCTGTGACGGCGCGTTCCACCGCGGCGACGACGTGCTCGTCGTCGGTGGCGGCGACAGCGCGATGGAGGAAGCGCTGTTCCTCGCGAAGTTCGCCGACTCCGTGACGGTCGTCCACCGACGCGAAGCGCTGCGAGCATCGGAGATTATGGCCGACCGCGTCCGCGAACACGACGGCATCCAGTTCCGCTGGAACACGGAGCTCGAGTCCATTCACGGCTCTCAAAAAGAGGGTGTCACCGGTGCCACGCTCGTCTCACATCCGGAGGGCTATCCCGGAGAGAAGGCCGAGTCCGGAATCGACGTCGAACGGGACACCGTCGAGGTCGGCGGCGTGTTCTACGCCGTCGGTCACACGCCGAACACGCAGTTCCTCGACGGTACCGGCGTCCAACGGGATGAAAGTGGGTACCTCTTCACGCGGACCGACGACGCCGGTCGGCCCACAGCGCAGACGACTGTCGATGGGGTGTTCGCGGCCGGCGACGTCGCCGATCCCCGCTACCGGCAGGCAATCACGTCCGCTGGCACCGGAAGTATGGCCGCCCTCGACGCCGAGGCGTTCCTCGAGACGCGCCAGGCCACTGGCGAATCGGTCGCTACAGCGACAGCCAAACCGGAATAG